The proteins below come from a single Cupriavidus pauculus genomic window:
- a CDS encoding alpha/beta fold hydrolase: MTCRLLNTLWMAGLLAAVQPALAACPKPARAGTAQAVAVVHYRTASIDGVDVFYREAGPANGPVVLLLHGFPTSSHMFRNLIPLLADRYHVIAPDYPGFGQSGMPDRANFAYTFAQYADIIDKLTVKLGAARYSMYVMDYGAPVGYRLAIAHPERVQALIVQNGNAYTEGLGAFWDPIKAYWAEDTPARRNALAGLVTLDTTKFQYTDGMSDLSRISPDNWVIDQALLDRPGNRDIQLDLFRDYGTNVPLYPKFQAFFRERKPPTLIVWGKNDKIFPEPGAHPYKRDLPDAELHLLDTGHFALEDKLDVMAPMIRGFLDRKLCR; encoded by the coding sequence ATGACGTGCCGCTTGCTGAATACGCTGTGGATGGCTGGGCTGCTCGCTGCCGTCCAACCCGCACTGGCCGCGTGCCCCAAACCGGCCCGCGCCGGGACCGCGCAGGCCGTCGCCGTCGTGCACTACCGAACGGCGTCGATCGATGGCGTCGATGTCTTCTACCGCGAGGCGGGTCCCGCCAACGGACCGGTCGTGCTGCTGCTGCACGGGTTCCCGACGTCGTCGCATATGTTCCGTAACCTCATCCCGCTCCTCGCGGACCGGTACCACGTGATCGCGCCCGACTACCCCGGGTTCGGGCAGAGCGGCATGCCGGACCGGGCAAATTTCGCGTACACCTTCGCGCAATACGCGGACATCATCGACAAGCTCACGGTCAAGCTTGGCGCGGCGCGGTACAGCATGTACGTCATGGACTACGGCGCGCCCGTCGGGTACCGGCTCGCCATTGCCCACCCCGAACGCGTGCAGGCGCTGATCGTGCAGAACGGCAACGCGTATACGGAAGGGCTGGGCGCATTCTGGGACCCCATCAAGGCGTACTGGGCGGAAGACACGCCGGCACGCCGGAATGCGCTGGCGGGCCTCGTCACGCTGGATACGACGAAATTCCAGTACACGGACGGCATGAGCGATCTCTCGCGCATCAGCCCCGACAACTGGGTCATCGACCAGGCGTTGCTGGATCGGCCCGGCAACCGGGATATCCAGCTCGATCTGTTCCGCGACTATGGAACGAACGTCCCGCTCTACCCGAAATTCCAGGCCTTCTTCCGCGAACGCAAACCCCCGACCCTGATCGTCTGGGGCAAGAACGACAAGATCTTCCCGGAGCCGGGCGCGCATCCCTACAAGCGCGACCTGCCCGACGCCGAGCTCCATCTGCTCGACACCGGACATTTCGCGCTCGAGGACAAACTCGATGTCATGGCGCCGATGATCCGCGGATTTCTGGACCGAAAGCTCTGCCGGTGA
- a CDS encoding GAF domain-containing protein: MEDNVLTTTQVAKMLGISVRTAQLLIEGGTLTSWKTPGGHRRVFRSEVQALMARERPALPQDTASATLPAVDAAGAYPVAADESRRLLAVERSGLVDTAPETAFDRITWMAAQTLSAPVALMTILTPTRQWFKSRQGLDMTESPRSWAFCNHTVLQRQVFVVNDLSTHLSFASNPAVAGAPHFRFYAGAPVLDPEGYALGSICVMDYAPRTLDATQTQTLEALAAFASSEIRLAQTDRALMQLQARAAR; the protein is encoded by the coding sequence ATGGAAGACAACGTTCTGACCACCACGCAGGTCGCCAAAATGCTGGGGATCTCGGTACGCACCGCACAGTTGCTGATCGAGGGTGGGACGCTGACGTCGTGGAAGACGCCGGGCGGGCATCGCCGCGTGTTCCGGTCGGAAGTGCAGGCGTTGATGGCGCGCGAACGGCCGGCCTTGCCGCAGGACACGGCGAGCGCCACCCTGCCCGCGGTGGATGCCGCGGGCGCCTATCCCGTTGCCGCCGATGAATCGCGCCGTCTGCTTGCGGTCGAGCGTTCCGGTCTGGTCGATACGGCCCCAGAGACCGCTTTCGACCGCATTACGTGGATGGCGGCACAAACGCTCTCGGCGCCGGTGGCCTTGATGACGATCCTGACGCCCACGCGCCAGTGGTTCAAATCCCGGCAGGGACTGGACATGACCGAGTCTCCGCGCAGCTGGGCGTTCTGCAATCACACGGTCCTGCAACGGCAGGTCTTTGTCGTGAACGATCTGTCGACGCACCTTTCATTCGCATCGAACCCCGCAGTCGCGGGCGCGCCGCATTTCCGGTTCTATGCGGGCGCGCCGGTGCTGGACCCCGAGGGCTATGCGCTCGGTTCCATCTGCGTGATGGATTACGCGCCGCGCACGCTCGATGCCACGCAGACCCAGACCCTCGAGGCCCTTGCGGCGTTCGCGTCGAGCGAGATCCGCCTGGCGCAGACCGACCGCGCGCTCATGCAGCTGCAGGCGCGCGCGGCTCGGTAA
- a CDS encoding GntR family transcriptional regulator, translating to MSKMNFAEISSQLLQGITTGHFPVGALLPTELEMCEQFGASRYTIRAVLQDLQEKGLVSRRKNVGTRVEASQPKTVFRPTLASVEDLMQFGGQHRRVVQSVETVNAPDDVAAVLDGGARGEVLRISSVRLDAARGQGQNESPIAWTDVYIDADYADLGQIVRDTPDVLVSSLIESRYGRQIAEIEQDIRASTLRDARIAEALGLETGAAVLKVVRRYIDADGKTFELSVTIHPAETVSVTTRMRRNTR from the coding sequence ATGAGCAAGATGAACTTCGCCGAGATCAGCAGCCAGTTGCTGCAAGGCATTACGACGGGACATTTCCCGGTCGGCGCGCTGCTGCCGACCGAACTCGAGATGTGCGAGCAGTTCGGGGCGAGCCGCTATACGATCCGCGCGGTATTGCAGGACCTGCAGGAAAAGGGGTTGGTCTCGCGCCGCAAGAACGTGGGCACGCGTGTGGAGGCCTCGCAGCCCAAGACGGTGTTCCGGCCGACGCTGGCCTCGGTCGAAGACCTGATGCAGTTTGGCGGCCAGCACCGGCGCGTGGTGCAGTCGGTGGAAACGGTGAATGCCCCCGACGATGTTGCCGCCGTGCTGGATGGGGGCGCGCGTGGGGAGGTGTTGCGGATTTCGAGCGTGCGGCTCGATGCGGCACGCGGCCAGGGGCAAAATGAGTCGCCGATCGCCTGGACCGACGTCTATATCGACGCGGACTATGCGGACCTCGGGCAAATCGTGCGCGACACCCCCGACGTGCTGGTCAGCTCGCTGATCGAGTCACGCTATGGGCGGCAGATTGCCGAGATCGAGCAGGATATCCGCGCGTCCACGTTGCGGGACGCGCGGATCGCCGAGGCACTGGGCCTCGAGACGGGCGCGGCGGTGCTGAAGGTCGTCCGCCGTTATATCGACGCGGACGGCAAGACGTTCGAGCTATCGGTGACGATCCACCCGGCCGAAACCGTGTCCGTGACGACGCGCATGCGCCGCAACACCCGATAG
- a CDS encoding tripartite tricarboxylate transporter substrate binding protein BugD, which produces MQRVGTLARIAMATVAIVTGATAHAQNYPTKPITWIVPFAAGGPTDALARSIAERVSREVGQSIVIDNSPGAGGTVGATKAARANNDGYTMLVGHMGYMGAAPALYKKLSYDPVKDFAPVFRFPDTPMVLMVRKDHPARDVKAFVEYGKQNPGKLNISNAGMGSTSHLIAAMFASAAGMKVSLVPYKGAGPALIDVIGGQVDGMFDQTNTALPQITESKVRALAVTSATRVAQIKDVPTLAETVIPGFEAATWYGIYAPRGTPQAAIDKMQAAYLKVMSDKSFTDRLTAQAIQTLPTEKYTAAALGKHTESEVARWKVLAAKANISLD; this is translated from the coding sequence ATGCAACGAGTCGGAACGCTGGCGCGCATCGCCATGGCAACCGTGGCGATCGTCACGGGTGCCACGGCACACGCGCAGAACTATCCCACCAAGCCCATCACCTGGATCGTGCCCTTCGCGGCCGGCGGCCCCACGGACGCACTCGCCCGCAGCATCGCCGAACGCGTCTCGCGCGAGGTCGGCCAGTCGATCGTCATCGACAACTCGCCGGGCGCCGGCGGCACCGTGGGCGCGACCAAGGCGGCCCGCGCCAACAATGACGGCTACACGATGCTGGTCGGGCATATGGGCTACATGGGCGCGGCGCCCGCGCTCTACAAGAAGCTGTCGTACGACCCGGTCAAGGACTTCGCGCCGGTGTTCCGCTTTCCCGATACACCGATGGTGCTGATGGTGCGCAAGGACCATCCGGCCAGGGATGTGAAGGCGTTCGTCGAGTACGGCAAGCAGAACCCGGGCAAGCTGAACATCAGCAATGCGGGCATGGGATCGACCTCTCACCTGATCGCGGCAATGTTCGCGTCGGCGGCGGGCATGAAGGTGTCGCTGGTCCCGTACAAGGGCGCCGGCCCGGCGCTGATCGACGTCATCGGCGGGCAGGTCGATGGGATGTTCGACCAGACCAACACGGCGCTGCCGCAGATCACGGAGTCGAAGGTCCGCGCACTGGCGGTCACGTCCGCGACACGCGTCGCCCAGATCAAGGACGTGCCGACCCTCGCGGAAACGGTGATCCCGGGCTTCGAGGCGGCCACGTGGTATGGCATCTACGCGCCCAGGGGTACGCCGCAGGCCGCGATCGACAAGATGCAGGCCGCCTATCTGAAGGTCATGAGCGACAAGTCCTTCACGGACCGCCTGACGGCACAGGCCATCCAGACGCTACCCACGGAGAAGTACACGGCGGCCGCGCTGGGCAAGCATACGGAATCGGAAGTCGCGCGCTGGAAAGTGCTGGCCGCCAAGGCCAATATCTCGCTGGATTGA
- a CDS encoding alpha/beta fold hydrolase, with product MARSFDLETPHGRLALRETGPDGGIPLVLLQRFRGTMDDWDPAFIDAISAERRVVWFDSAGIGRSAGRVPDTIAGMAAVAGTVIGALGFAQADVLGWSLGGVVAQQLALDAPHLVRRLIVAGSSPGGITDGPQPHPRVPQVMTHAINDIDDFLFLFYPESESAVAAGRTSLTRIEAQPDRGPRVTAEAFMAQVKAISSWQGVLHRAAELRLPILVANGAHDVMLPAYRSYVLSQQAPYAKLVLYPDAGHAFLFQEIEDFVAEVDRFLA from the coding sequence ATGGCGCGATCCTTCGACCTCGAGACACCCCACGGCCGCCTCGCCCTGCGCGAGACGGGGCCTGACGGCGGCATTCCGCTGGTGCTGCTGCAACGTTTTCGCGGCACGATGGACGACTGGGACCCCGCGTTTATCGACGCGATCTCGGCCGAGCGCCGCGTGGTCTGGTTCGATAGCGCGGGCATCGGCCGCTCGGCGGGCAGGGTGCCGGACACCATCGCGGGCATGGCAGCCGTCGCCGGCACGGTCATCGGCGCTTTAGGCTTTGCACAGGCCGATGTTCTGGGATGGTCGCTCGGTGGCGTGGTCGCGCAGCAGCTGGCGCTCGACGCGCCCCATCTCGTACGGAGGTTGATCGTCGCGGGTTCGAGCCCGGGCGGCATTACCGATGGTCCGCAGCCGCATCCGCGCGTGCCGCAGGTGATGACGCACGCGATCAATGATATCGACGACTTCCTGTTCCTGTTCTATCCGGAGTCGGAGTCCGCCGTCGCGGCGGGAAGGACATCGCTCACGCGCATCGAAGCGCAGCCGGATCGCGGCCCGCGTGTCACGGCCGAGGCGTTCATGGCGCAGGTCAAGGCCATTTCGTCCTGGCAGGGGGTATTGCATCGCGCGGCCGAACTGCGGCTGCCGATCCTCGTGGCCAACGGCGCGCACGACGTGATGCTGCCCGCGTACCGGTCCTACGTGCTGTCGCAGCAGGCGCCGTACGCCAAGCTCGTGCTGTATCCCGATGCGGGCCACGCGTTCCTGTTCCAGGAGATCGAGGACTTCGTGGCCGAGGTCGATCGCTTTCTTGCGTAG
- a CDS encoding GlxA family transcriptional regulator yields MRQIGLILEDGFQVIGLSALSAFELANAELGSDGYRMAILSEHGGLVRSTVGLGIETVPLSAMPDTLMVAGIRIPGPLPTGLKRFIQRAGNEARRVAGICTGAFALAEAGLLEGRAATTHWLYARRLQERFPRVNVDEDRIFVQDGNVWTSAGMSAAMDLALALIENDHGPALARNVARRLVVYYRRPGGQSQFSTLLELEPRSDRVKRALIYAKEHLRNALTVEELADAARLSPRQFSRLFREETGQSPAKAVEMLRLEAARAMLESGRHAMETVARDTGFADRDRMRRAFVRAYGLPPSSLRRNDAIPESLGVFDVAE; encoded by the coding sequence ATGCGGCAAATCGGTTTGATCCTCGAGGACGGGTTCCAGGTCATTGGCCTCTCCGCGCTATCCGCGTTCGAGCTCGCCAACGCGGAACTGGGCAGCGATGGATATCGCATGGCCATCCTCAGCGAACACGGTGGCCTCGTGCGCTCGACGGTCGGGCTTGGCATCGAGACCGTGCCACTGAGCGCGATGCCCGACACGCTGATGGTGGCTGGCATCCGCATCCCGGGCCCGTTGCCGACGGGCCTCAAGCGTTTTATCCAGCGGGCGGGCAACGAGGCGCGCCGTGTCGCGGGCATCTGCACGGGCGCCTTCGCACTGGCCGAAGCCGGCCTGCTGGAAGGCCGCGCGGCCACGACGCACTGGCTGTACGCGAGGCGGCTGCAGGAGCGTTTTCCGCGCGTGAACGTCGATGAAGATCGCATCTTCGTGCAGGATGGCAACGTGTGGACCTCGGCCGGCATGTCCGCGGCCATGGACCTCGCACTCGCGCTGATCGAGAACGATCACGGCCCGGCATTGGCCCGCAACGTGGCCCGCAGGCTGGTGGTCTACTATCGCCGCCCGGGCGGACAGTCGCAGTTCTCCACGCTGCTCGAACTCGAGCCGCGCAGCGATCGCGTCAAGCGCGCGCTGATCTATGCCAAGGAACATCTGCGCAATGCGCTGACGGTGGAAGAGCTGGCCGATGCGGCGAGGCTGTCGCCACGGCAGTTCAGCCGCCTTTTTCGCGAAGAAACCGGGCAGTCGCCGGCGAAGGCCGTGGAAATGCTGCGGCTCGAGGCCGCGCGCGCGATGCTGGAAAGCGGCCGGCATGCGATGGAAACCGTGGCGCGCGACACGGGCTTCGCGGACCGCGACCGCATGCGCCGCGCCTTCGTGCGCGCGTACGGGCTGCCGCCAAGCAGCCTCCGGCGCAATGACGCGATACCGGAGTCATTGGGCGTGTTCGACGTCGCAGAATGA
- the pcaB gene encoding 3-carboxy-cis,cis-muconate cycloisomerase: MTAYTIPAASTVVDSALFRDAFGTQKMRQIFSDGALVQRYIDVEIALAKAEARVGVIPADAAEAIARESRIERIDFDHMREETDIVGYPILPLVHQMVKMCGEAGRYVHWGATTQDIMDTAVALQVRDALDSVAADIRELRGILADLSIKHRDTPMAGRTHLQQALPVTFGYKTAIWLAMFDRHQERLAELRPRVAVVEFAGAAGTLASLGDKGFEVQRALAQELDLGMPATTWHVARDGFAEAVNLLALVTGSLGKIALDIMIMASTEFAEVYEPFVKGRGASSTMPQKRNPISSELMLAASKAVRQHAGLMVDAMVQDFERATGPWHAEWIAIPESFILTSGALHQAKFALGGLIVDTARMAHNLGISKGLIVAEAVMMRMAPHIGRQEAHDVVYDACRTVNEQGGTLAEALLALPAVTKHFDRAAIDQMVDPANYLGLAPQMVDRAIALSKEVA, translated from the coding sequence ATGACCGCCTATACCATTCCCGCCGCCAGCACCGTCGTCGATTCCGCCTTGTTCCGCGATGCCTTCGGCACGCAGAAGATGCGCCAGATCTTTTCCGACGGCGCGCTCGTGCAACGCTATATCGATGTGGAAATCGCGCTGGCCAAAGCCGAGGCGCGCGTTGGCGTCATTCCCGCCGACGCCGCCGAGGCCATCGCCCGCGAGTCGCGTATCGAACGTATCGACTTCGATCACATGCGCGAGGAAACCGACATTGTCGGGTATCCGATCCTTCCGCTGGTCCACCAGATGGTGAAGATGTGCGGAGAGGCGGGCCGCTACGTGCACTGGGGCGCCACCACGCAGGACATCATGGACACGGCCGTGGCGCTGCAGGTGCGCGATGCGCTCGACAGCGTGGCCGCCGACATCCGTGAACTGCGCGGCATTCTCGCCGACCTCAGCATCAAGCACCGCGACACGCCGATGGCGGGCCGCACCCATCTGCAGCAGGCGCTGCCCGTGACGTTCGGCTACAAGACGGCCATCTGGCTCGCGATGTTCGACCGCCATCAGGAACGCCTCGCCGAACTGCGCCCGCGCGTCGCCGTGGTCGAGTTCGCCGGCGCGGCCGGCACGCTGGCCTCGCTGGGCGACAAGGGCTTCGAGGTGCAGCGCGCGCTCGCGCAAGAACTGGATCTGGGCATGCCCGCCACCACGTGGCACGTGGCGCGCGACGGCTTTGCCGAAGCCGTGAACCTGCTGGCCCTGGTGACGGGCTCGCTCGGCAAGATCGCGCTGGACATCATGATCATGGCCTCGACCGAGTTCGCGGAAGTCTACGAACCGTTCGTCAAGGGCCGCGGCGCCAGCAGCACCATGCCGCAGAAGCGGAACCCGATCTCGAGCGAACTGATGCTGGCCGCGTCCAAGGCCGTGCGCCAGCACGCGGGCCTGATGGTCGATGCGATGGTGCAGGACTTCGAGCGCGCCACGGGGCCGTGGCACGCCGAGTGGATCGCCATTCCCGAGAGTTTCATCCTCACGTCGGGCGCGCTGCATCAGGCCAAGTTCGCGCTCGGCGGGCTGATCGTCGATACCGCGCGCATGGCGCACAACCTCGGCATCTCGAAGGGCCTCATCGTCGCGGAAGCCGTGATGATGCGCATGGCCCCGCATATCGGCCGCCAGGAAGCCCACGATGTGGTCTACGACGCCTGCCGCACCGTCAACGAGCAGGGCGGCACGCTGGCCGAAGCACTGCTGGCGCTGCCGGCCGTCACGAAGCATTTCGATCGCGCGGCCATCGACCAGATGGTCGATCCGGCCAACTATCTGGGCCTCGCGCCGCAGATGGTGGACCGCGCCATCGCGCTGTCGAAGGAAGTCGCCTGA
- a CDS encoding GMC family oxidoreductase, with the protein MVPSEAFDFIVCGAGTAGSVVAARLAENPDVRVLLIEAGGSDDVPEVMSPAQWSMNLGGVRDWNFMAQPNRHVNGRAIPLNMGKVLGGGSSINVMVWARGHRNDWEDFAEATGDPGWGYESVLKIYQRVENYQGTPDPLRRGVNGPVYVSPARQAQPIAHAMVDAARELGIPSYDNPNGAMMEGRGGAAISDLIVRDGKRSSIYRAYVHPRIGQPNLTVLPHTLVSRLVLRGTTVVGVEAIHHGERHIFRANREVILSMGAINTPKVLMQSGIGDEDELRRHGLPVVQHLPGVGANHQDHVSFGVIFEYREPQAIGHGGSEATLYWSSEPGMHLPDMFHCQTEMPVPSAETMAMDVPLHGWTMFAGLAHPESRGRVRLSGPDVRDAPIIEANTLSHPNDMKTALANIALVRELGARPCFDRLVTREALPGKLRGKELEDYARNAAVTYWHQCCTAKMGRDAMSVVDGRLKVYGIEGLRIADASVLPHVTSGNTMAPCVVVGERAAEQIRTAYGI; encoded by the coding sequence ATGGTCCCGAGCGAAGCATTTGATTTCATCGTCTGCGGTGCGGGCACGGCCGGATCGGTCGTTGCCGCGCGCCTGGCGGAGAACCCCGACGTCCGCGTGCTGCTGATCGAGGCGGGTGGCAGCGACGACGTGCCAGAGGTGATGAGCCCTGCACAATGGTCGATGAACCTTGGCGGCGTGCGCGACTGGAACTTCATGGCCCAGCCGAATCGCCACGTGAATGGCCGCGCCATTCCGCTGAACATGGGCAAGGTGCTCGGCGGCGGTTCCAGCATCAACGTCATGGTGTGGGCCCGCGGGCATCGCAACGACTGGGAGGACTTCGCGGAGGCGACGGGCGACCCCGGCTGGGGTTACGAATCGGTGCTCAAGATCTATCAGCGCGTGGAGAACTACCAGGGCACGCCCGATCCGCTGCGGCGCGGCGTGAACGGCCCCGTGTACGTCAGCCCGGCGCGCCAGGCGCAGCCGATTGCCCACGCGATGGTCGATGCCGCGCGCGAGCTCGGCATTCCAAGCTACGACAACCCGAACGGCGCCATGATGGAAGGGCGCGGCGGTGCCGCGATCAGCGACCTGATCGTTCGCGACGGCAAGCGGTCGTCGATCTATCGCGCCTATGTGCATCCGCGCATCGGGCAGCCCAATCTCACCGTATTGCCCCATACGCTCGTGTCCCGCCTTGTCCTGCGCGGCACGACCGTCGTCGGCGTGGAAGCGATCCATCACGGCGAGCGTCATATCTTCCGTGCGAACCGTGAGGTCATCCTGTCGATGGGCGCGATCAATACGCCGAAGGTACTGATGCAGTCCGGCATCGGCGACGAGGATGAACTGCGCCGGCACGGCCTGCCCGTCGTGCAGCACCTGCCAGGCGTGGGGGCCAATCACCAGGACCACGTGTCGTTCGGCGTCATCTTCGAATACCGCGAGCCTCAGGCCATCGGCCACGGCGGCTCGGAGGCCACGTTGTACTGGTCGAGCGAGCCGGGCATGCATCTGCCCGACATGTTCCACTGCCAGACCGAAATGCCGGTGCCGAGCGCGGAGACCATGGCGATGGACGTTCCGTTGCATGGCTGGACCATGTTCGCGGGCCTTGCGCATCCGGAAAGCCGCGGACGCGTGCGGCTGTCGGGCCCCGATGTGCGCGATGCGCCGATCATCGAGGCGAACACGCTCTCGCATCCCAACGATATGAAGACCGCGCTCGCCAATATCGCGCTCGTGCGCGAGCTCGGCGCCAGGCCCTGCTTCGACAGGCTCGTCACGCGTGAAGCGCTGCCCGGCAAGCTGCGCGGCAAGGAGCTGGAGGACTACGCGCGCAATGCGGCGGTCACATACTGGCACCAGTGCTGCACGGCGAAGATGGGGCGCGATGCGATGTCGGTGGTCGATGGCCGCCTGAAAGTCTATGGCATCGAAGGGCTGCGCATCGCCGATGCATCCGTGTTGCCGCACGTCACGAGCGGGAACACGATGGCGCCCTGCGTGGTCGTCGGCGAGCGCGCCGCGGAGCAGATCCGCACGGCCTACGGCATCTAG
- a CDS encoding cation:dicarboxylate symporter family transporter, producing the protein MSSTTTQTPTPSAPKRLPWYRRLGMQVLVSLILGIAVGFVFPQFAAKLKLLGDMFLSLIKAGVAPLVFLTIVHGIASAGDVRSAGRVGWRSILYFEVVSTVALILGMVAGNLLEIGKGMASVGAASAAPVAKAAAPQGFLEFMAHIVPDNFVGAFAKGELLQVVVLAVMVGIGILAIPETRRVRINEGLDTISEVLFSFINLVMKLAPIGTFGAVAYSVGSNGTAVLLALAEFVLSFYAVVIIFLLGALGLVARLAGFSLWRFLRYIKDEILIVLGTASSESALPRLLIKLQRLGCAKQTVGLVLPTGYAFNLDGTSIFMAMGVMFISHAYGVPLSLEHQFGILLLMLLTSKGAATVSGGSFVVFAATVSSTGILPVEGLAVIFGVYRFLSMAISTCNTIGNSVATVVVAKWSGTFDAERARRHLYPELYPDAAHADAALDDGNLLEEDADDRRSHTAGIQVKRA; encoded by the coding sequence ATGAGCAGTACAACCACCCAAACGCCCACGCCATCCGCACCCAAACGGCTGCCCTGGTACCGCCGCCTCGGCATGCAGGTACTGGTCTCGCTGATTCTCGGTATCGCGGTGGGGTTCGTCTTTCCGCAGTTCGCGGCCAAGCTCAAGCTGCTCGGCGACATGTTCCTGTCGCTGATCAAGGCTGGCGTGGCACCGCTGGTGTTCCTGACCATCGTGCACGGCATTGCGTCCGCCGGCGATGTGCGGAGCGCGGGACGCGTGGGCTGGCGGTCGATCCTCTATTTCGAGGTGGTGTCCACCGTGGCGCTCATCCTCGGCATGGTCGCGGGCAATCTGCTCGAGATCGGCAAGGGCATGGCCAGCGTGGGCGCGGCGTCGGCCGCGCCGGTCGCCAAGGCGGCTGCCCCGCAGGGCTTCCTCGAGTTCATGGCGCATATCGTGCCGGACAATTTCGTGGGCGCGTTCGCCAAGGGGGAACTGCTGCAGGTGGTGGTGCTCGCGGTCATGGTCGGCATCGGCATTCTCGCGATTCCCGAGACGCGCCGCGTCAGGATCAACGAGGGTCTCGACACGATTTCCGAGGTGCTGTTCTCGTTTATCAACCTCGTGATGAAGCTCGCGCCCATCGGCACCTTCGGCGCGGTGGCGTACTCGGTGGGCAGCAACGGCACCGCCGTGCTGCTCGCGCTGGCCGAGTTCGTGCTGAGCTTCTACGCGGTGGTCATCATCTTCCTCCTCGGCGCGCTGGGGCTCGTGGCGCGGCTGGCCGGGTTCAGCCTGTGGCGCTTCCTGCGATATATCAAGGATGAGATCCTGATCGTGCTGGGCACGGCGTCGTCCGAGAGCGCGCTGCCGCGTCTGCTGATCAAGCTCCAGCGGCTGGGCTGCGCCAAGCAGACGGTCGGCCTGGTGCTGCCCACGGGCTATGCGTTCAACCTCGATGGCACCTCGATCTTCATGGCGATGGGCGTGATGTTCATCTCCCATGCCTATGGCGTGCCGCTGTCGCTCGAGCATCAGTTCGGCATCCTGCTGCTGATGCTGCTGACGTCGAAGGGCGCGGCGACGGTGTCGGGCGGGTCGTTCGTGGTCTTTGCCGCCACCGTGAGTTCCACGGGCATCCTGCCGGTGGAAGGGCTGGCCGTGATCTTTGGCGTGTACCGCTTCCTGTCGATGGCCATCTCGACCTGCAACACCATCGGCAACAGCGTGGCCACCGTGGTCGTCGCGAAATGGTCGGGCACGTTCGATGCCGAGCGCGCGCGCCGCCATCTGTATCCCGAACTCTATCCGGACGCCGCGCATGCGGATGCGGCGCTCGATGACGGCAACCTGCTGGAAGAGGACGCCGACGATCGCCGATCGCACACGGCCGGCATTCAGGTCAAGCGCGCATAA
- a CDS encoding DoxX family protein, with protein MTRLSHASRHEPACYALLRVVFGAVLFTHGLPKALGTSHGSMADPMAGSIRLIGDVMGLPFAPQLAFLVMLLETGGALMLLLGLGTRWIAGLVVLEMLAISYALGPTWPWIDRGIEFPVLMGCLALYMVARGGGAYAVDTLIARRMVAAPASLR; from the coding sequence ATGACCCGCCTCTCGCATGCCTCCCGCCATGAACCCGCTTGCTATGCCCTGCTCCGCGTCGTCTTTGGCGCGGTGCTGTTCACCCACGGCCTGCCCAAGGCGCTCGGCACCTCGCATGGGTCGATGGCCGATCCCATGGCGGGATCGATCCGCCTGATCGGCGACGTGATGGGTTTGCCGTTTGCCCCGCAGCTCGCGTTTCTCGTCATGCTGCTGGAGACAGGTGGCGCGCTCATGCTCCTGCTCGGGCTTGGCACGCGATGGATCGCGGGCCTCGTCGTACTGGAGATGCTGGCCATCAGCTACGCGCTGGGGCCCACGTGGCCGTGGATCGACCGGGGCATCGAGTTCCCCGTGCTCATGGGCTGTCTGGCGCTGTATATGGTCGCGCGCGGCGGCGGCGCCTATGCGGTGGACACGCTGATCGCCCGCCGCATGGTGGCCGCCCCCGCCTCGCTCCGCTAG